From a single Poecilia reticulata strain Guanapo linkage group LG2, Guppy_female_1.0+MT, whole genome shotgun sequence genomic region:
- the nbeal1 gene encoding neurobeachin-like protein 1 isoform X1: MASNERLYEVWMLYCTKRDPDYFKIWLEIFISSYEQCLDVDFEKPPSRPDEVPPVLTLLPDNILQVLRHQLLQCVQKASDGLEPEQQNLALLLLKFLIIICRNLSNVEEIGTCSYINHIITMTTLYIQQLKSRTKEKEMMDHSQAEDFVRHSLAFCESLYDPYRNWRHRTSREQLGAVERGRQKYKAAPLTVEFVPFFYQCFQESEHLKESLKCCLLHLFGAIVAGDQRNALLAISPATMEVLMRVLADSYTGSCSSEEAEDWDSEDVSRMALLTLGCLREVVQCLLASSSDQRQVEIASVLENYFKLLNSDPAAVVAAKQQQQPAKGRVPTLGRHWEIRFVALQVHMLDTIRDMFLCSDRPVLQAIFLNSNCFEHLIRLLQNSKLVNARCTAADKDQKDITNNRLQTGERDTQVIQGRLDSLAVATIKALTTVMHKSPAAKEVFKERIGYNHLYEVLISLGQPSRLLLKELMNMSVEGEHTSVGLLGISNVEPLLLLVQWLPELDSPELQLFTADWLRRLCCLNRQTRATCVNAAMLVRALAALEHHGRLHRACAESLFGLLGSLGSQSLSGRELLGLIRLLRTAESSQAHPYVAPTLRALLTMVRKQGLENAMQYFDLSPSMAGIVVPTVQRWPGSAFSFHAWLSLDQDQLGPLSKDKRKQLYSFFTPGGTGFEAFISSAGVLVAAVCTKKEYVTVMLPDYCFCDSLWHSIGVVHVPGKRPFGQSLVYIYVDGQQKLSASLKYPVMTEPFISCCIGSAGQRTTTPPPSQIPDPPFSPAATPTTRSSLSGILSPQAWGGLLGGKTESVTKLISAGTQDSEWGSPTSLQGQLGSVMVFHEPLQPAHIKALCSAGPNCVSPFKAQESELGDISAKLLLHYSPKACRNPICLDLSPNALHGRLTGNKVVNWDIKDMINCVGGLPVLFPVLEQLTSVTPDQQSADPAAASDFITPDVSTPADGDWVILPSNRASEARLEKNLVATFLLVLKHFLQRHPINQENLLHTHGVGTLGVLLQKLPAGHVDVSVLVAVQLLIEQVTYEKNQALLQQIHSHLLFNFNIWNKGDFPLRIGHIQYMSTVIKDDRKQFRKKYGVQFLLDTMRLYYGKNANKENDLSGDDVRTIRASLCGLVKYYISKGMSQEEMHSILGYIAAIGDEDQLCSLLEMLLGLLQSSPAKDQLFLLLFEPAAADSCYTLLLNNKHSDRLRELVFKLFERMLRCDRVYERNKQRLRLREAGYTGLSLIFSELHITPTLIRCLLNQILHTDQVVNYKDLMALVQLTHRAGPSVRLIVCKRVYQLLQSQQDAAHQISKQQCWQDTLMRLYLRGEGSLTLRSSDTASTCSLDLNRNGSSSNNRLELPLERRPRTSSSGRLDRLEDDRLSIGDVRSVDSLENGDVISLLDTPSSSASTEPQLPVKPWVLGKSGVLTLDLSHIQAFEGAESGNQTPGSMPSTPSPLETTKPLPGSSGDKDPTSSFTEDGFLFSDNISLGESFNNVERAEEELCSMLLEIVLCVMWRGVEGSDDSAWLERGQVFSALTKLGTANELLLPVDQIKLSLLERMLEWAVTDNREASAASLPQHTENAVRLLHIVQDFLQAEGLVNPALWTDKVLEEAVTLMDCLMVWYSAGTQWFQLSQVGLRLLLGFMAQEDTEVCALASAKLNGILQTKEVSSQDEACYLLGKLEAILQRTVQEQTEETYSFLVPVLRTLLSKVHRLLYMELHLPQLPDTNGSPSFFEDFKLYCNSPEWRVYLDKYIIPYMKQYEIEMFSQGHETMALYWKECYEAFMVSLHKRERERGESKIRFQEQFVEPFSRRSRQENLRYNNMLKQQHSQNNATLRQWKAARRGLVCERGPWADRLQDETHWRVSSAENFSRMRLKLVRNYNFDPHREASALRDNLGVHQQRVNPESLLLEAVKQVKVSDLEDDILDLPEDDPAAASNQAEAEEAGQKEKMVLWEDCELVTVVDVVPGRLELTTQHIYFYDSSQEKEEGVGHDFKWPLSQIREVHLRRYNLRRSALEIFLIDQTNYFLNFKKEVRNKVYSRMLLLRSLSLYGTRSPQELLKASGLTQKWVNREISNFDYLMQLNTIAGRTYNDLSQYPVFPWILTDYSSEELDLSDPRVFRDLSKPVAVQNERNAKAVREKYESFEDPTGTIDRFHYGTHYSNAAGVMHYMIRVEPFTSLHIQLQSGRFDCADRQFHSIPATWQTLMDNPNDVKELIPEFFYFPEFLENQNDFDLGRLQISKERVHNIVLPKWAKSPEDFIYKHRKALESEYVSAHLHEWIDLIFGYKQRGPAAVEALNVFYYCTYEGAVDLDAITDDKERKAVEGMISNFGQTPCQLLKEPHPVRLSLEEVEKRKSQQDSSPLNMFEHLSDLKSFFVEGISDNVPLVKAVVPKNQSHSFITQGSPDTMVTVSQNCLLGTHGWLPYNKNISNYFTFIKDPTVSNTKTQRFLSGPFAPGVDLAAGLFVVSHDGKLLFSGGHWDNSIRVTSLVKGKTVGQHIRHMDVVTCLSTDHCGIHLISGSRDTTCMVWQVLQQGGAPVGLSSKPIQVLYGHTDEVVSVAISTELDMAVSGSRDGTVIIHTVRRGQYMRCLRPPCDSSLPLSILHLAVSWEGHLLVHTCLEGKATLKDKNTLHLYSVNGKHLCSERLKEQVTDMCVSGEYVIIGSEQGYLSIRDLYSLSLCSEPMAMRLPVRSVSVTKEQSHVLVGLDDGKLIIVGVGKPAEVKNSLRNYIAQSLEGSPLMASPLLAPLRARSPTRLLHQRDQLVFSPTSSPQRL; the protein is encoded by the exons AGAGATCCAGACTACTTCAAGATATGGCTGGAGATTTTCATCAGCTCGTACGAGCAATGCCTCGACGTTGACTTTGAAAAGCCCCCTTCGAG ACCAGACGAGGTTCCACCTGTGTTGACGCTGCTACCCGACAACATCCTGCAGGTTTTGCGCCACCAGCTGCTGCAGTGCGTCCAGAAAGCGTCAGACGGCCTTGAGCCCGAGCAGCAGAACCTGGCGCTGTTGCTGCTGAAGTTCCTCATCATCATCTGCAG GAACTTGTCCAACGTCGAGGAGATCGGCACTTGCTCTTACATCAATCACATCATCACCATGACAACACTGTATATTCAGCAG CTGAAGAGTCGAACCAAGGAGAAGGAGATGATGGACCACAGTCAGGCGGAGGACTTTGTCCGCCATTCGCTGGCGTTCTGCGAGAGCCTCTACGACCCGTACCGCAACTGGAGACATCGGACAAGCAG GGAGCAGCTGGGCGCCGTCGAGAGGGGAAGGCAGAAGTACAAAGCAGCTCCGCTCACCGTTGAATTCGTTCCCTTCTTTTACC agTGCTTCCAGGAGAGCGAGCATCTGAAGGAGAGCCTGAAATGCTGCCTGCTGCACCTGTTTGGAGCCATAGTAGCAGGGGATCAG AGGAACGCTCTGCTCGCCATCTCTCCAGCCACCATGGAGGTGCTGATGCGGGTTCTGGCGGACAGCTACACAGGGAGCTGCTCATCGGAGGAGGCCGAGGACTGGGACAGCGAGGACGTCAGCCGCATGGCCCTGCTGACGTTGGGGTGCCTCAGGGAAGTGGTGCAGTGCCTGCTGGCCTCCAGCTCCGACCAGCGGCAGGTGGAGATCGCCTCCGTCTTGGAAAACTACTTCAAGCTGCTCAACTCGGACCCGGCCGCTGTGGTGGCTGCtaagcaacagcagcagccggCCAAGGGTCGGGTTCCCACACTCGGCCGACACTGGGAGATTCGATTTGTGGCGCTGCAAGTTCACATGCTAG ACACAATCAGGGACATGTTCCTGTGTTCAGACAGGCCGGTTCTACAAGCCATCTTCCTCAACAGCAACTGCTTTGAGCATCTGATACGCCTGCTGCAGAACAGCAAG CTGGTTAACGCTAGGTGCACGGCGGCAGACAAGGACCAGAAAGATATAACCAACAACAGGTTACAGACAGGAGAGAGGGACACTCAG gTGATTCAGGGACGCCTTGACTCGTTAGCGGTAGCCACCATCAAAGCCCTGACGACGGTTATGCATAAATCCCCAGCTGCTAAG GAGGTTTTCAAGGAAAGGATCGGCTACAATCACTTGTACGAAGTTCTGATCTCGCTCGGCCAGCCATCTAGACTGCTGCTCAAGGAGCTGATGAACATG TCAGTGGAGGGAGAGCACACCTCAGTGGGGCTCCTGGGTATCAGCAACGTggagccgctgctgctgctggtccagTGGCTCCCGGAGCTGGACTCGCCTGAACTGCAGCTCTTCACGGCCGACTGGCTGCGCCGCCTCTGCTGCCTCAACCGCCAGACGCGTGCCACTTGCGTCAACGCTGCCATGTTGGTGAGAGCCCTGGCCGCTCTGGAGCACCACGGGCGTCTGCACAGAGCCTGCGCAGAAAGCCTGTTCGGGTTGCTGGGCTCACTGGGTTCCCAGTCTTTGAGCGGCAGGGAGCTGCTGGGACTCATCCGCCTCCTCAGAACCGCAGAGTCCAGCCAAGCTCATCCGTACGTCGCCCCGACCCTGAGAGCGCTGCTCACCATGGTCCGCAAGCAGGGACTGGAGAACGCCATGCAGTACTTCGACCTGTCCCCCAGCATGGCAGGGATTGTTGTTCCCACGGTGCAGCGCTGGCCCGGCTCTGCCTTCAGCTTCCACGCCTGGTTGTCTCTGGACCAGGACCAACTGGGTCCGCTCAGCAAAGACAAACGGAAGCAGCTCTACAG ctttttcaCCCCTGGAGGAACAGGCTTTGAGGCGTTCATCAGCTCAGCGGGGGTTCTGGTGGCGGCTGTGTGCACAAAGAAGGAGTACGTCACAGTGATGCTGCCGGATTACTGCTTCTGCGACTCGCTCTGG CACAGCATCGGGGTGGTGCACGTACCCGGGAAGAGGCCGTTTGGACAGAGCCTCGTCTACATTTACGTAGACGGGCAGCAGAAACTGTCCGCCTCCCTCAAGTACCCCGTCATGACAGAG ccGTTCATCTCCTGCTGCATCGGCTCCGCCGGCCAACGCACCACCACCCCCCCTCCCTCGCAGATCCCCGACCCGCCCTTCTCCCCCGCCGCCACGCCCACCACTCGCTCCTCATTGAGCGGCATCCTATCGCCGCAGGCGTGGGGCGGGCTGCTGGGCGGGAAGACCGAGTCGGTCACAAAGCTGATCTCAGCCGGGACGCAGGACAGCGAGTGGGGCAGCCCCACGTCGCTGCAGGGCCAGCTGGGCAGCGTCATGGTGTTTCATGAACCACTGCAGCCCGCTCACATCAAGGCCCTCTGCAGCGCCG GTCCCAACTGCGTCTCTCCATTTAAAGCCCAGGAATCAGAACTTGGTGACATTTCAgccaaactgctgctgcattaTTCACCCAAG GCCTGTAGAAATCCCATCTGTCTCGACCTTTCTCCCAACGCGCTGCACGGACGTCTGACCGGGAACAAAGTGGTCAACTGGGACATAAAG GATATGATCAACTGTGTTGGTGGGCTGCCTGTGCTTTTCCCGGTGCTGGAGCAGCTGACCTCTGTGACCCCTGACCAGCAGAGTGCTGATCCTGCAGCTGCATCAGACTTCATCACGCCAGATGTGAGCACCCCAGCTGACGGGGACTGGGTCATTCTTCCGTCCAACAGAGCCTCAG AGGCGCGTCTAGAGAAGAACCTGGTGGCCACTTTCCTCTTGGTGCTGAAGCACTTCCTGCAGAGACACCCGATCAACCAGGAGAACCTGCTTCACACGCACGGCGTGGGAACGCTGGGAGTCCTGCTGCAAAAG CTTCCAGCGGGTCACGTGGACGTCAGCGTGCTGGTCGCTGTGCAGCTGCTGATTGAGCAGGTGACCTATGAGAAGAACCaggctctgctgcagcagatccACTCACATTTGCTGTTCAACTTCAACATCTGGAACAAAGGAGATTTCCCTCTGCGTATCG GTCACATCCAGTACATGTCCACTGTCATCAAGGACGACAGGAAGCAGTTCAGGAAGAAATATGGAGTCCAGTTTCTGCTGGACACCATGCGGCTGTATTACGG GAAGAACGCCAACAAGGAGAACGACCTGAGTGGCGACGACGTTCGGACCATCAGAGCGTCTCTCTGTGGCCTCGTCAAGTATTACATCAGCAAGGGCATGTCGCAGGAAGAgatgcacagcattctgggataCATTGCTGCTATTGGAGATGAAGACCAG CTGTGCAGCCTTCTAGAGATGCTGCTCGGCCTCCTGCAGAGCAGCCCGGCCAAAGACCAGCTCTTCCTGCTCCTGTTTGAGCCGGCAGCAGCAGATTCCTGCTACACGCTTCTGCTCAACAACAAGCACTCAGACCGGCTGAGGGAGCTCGTCTTCAAG CTGTTTGAGCGGATGCTGCGCTGCGACCGGGTTTATGAGAGGAACAAGCAGCGACTGCGCCTGAGGGAGGCCGGCTACACGGGGCTGTCGCTGATCTTCTCTGAGCTTCACATCACTCCCACCCTGATCCGCTGCCTCCTCAACCAGATCCTCCATACAG ATCAAGTTGTGAACTACAAGGACCTGATGGCTCTGGTACAGCTCACACACCGGGCCGGACCAAGCGTGCGCCTGATTGTCTGCAAGAGG GTGTACCAGCTGCTTCAGTCCCAACAGGACGCCGCCCATCAGATCTCCAAGCAGCAGTGTTGGCAGGACACTCTCATGCGACTGTACTTACGAGGCGAGGGGTCCCTCACCTTGCGCAGCTCGGATACAGCCAGCACTTGCAGTTTGGACTTAAATCGtaatggcagcagcagcaataacCGCCTGGAGCTGCCGCTGGAAAGGAGGCCGCGAACGAGCAGCAGCGGCCGCCTGGACCGCCTGGAGGACGACCGGCTCAGCATAGGAGACGTCCGCTCTGTGGACAGTCTGGAGAACGGAGACGTCATCTCGCTGCTGGACACGCCAtcttcctctgcctctaccGAGCCACAGCTGCCGGTCAAGCCGTGGGTGCTGGGTAAATCGGGGGTCTTGACGTTGGATCTGTCGCACATTCAGGCCTTTGAGGGCGCAGAGAGCGGCAACCAAACGCCTGGGAGCATGCCCAGTACGCCGTCGCCCCTGGAAACGACAAAACCTCTCCCTGGGAGCTCTGGGGATAAAGATCCAACATCTTCCTTTACTGAAGACGGATTCCTCTTTAGTGACAATATCTCACTGGGGGAATCCTTCAACAATGTTGAG AGGgcggaggaggagctgtgcaGCATGCTGCTGGAGATCGTCCTGTGTGTGATGTGGCGAGGAGTCGAGGGCTCGGACGACTCGGCGTGGCTGGAGCGGGGCCAGGTCTTCTCGGCTCTCACCAAACTGGGGACGGCCAACgagctgctgcttcctgtcgACCAGATCAAGCTCAG TCTGTTGGAGCGCATGTTGGAGTGGGCGGTGACTGACAACCGGGAAGCCTCGGCTGCTTCGCTACCGCAGCACACTGAGAACGCGGTTCGCCTGCTTCACATCGTGCAGGACTTCCTCCAGGCGGAGGGGTTGGTCAACCCGGCATTGTGGACCGATAAGGTCCTAGAAGAAGCTGTGACACTAATGGACTGCCTCATGGTGTGGTACTCTGCTGGGACCCAGTGGTTCCAGCTCTCACAAGTTGGACTGAGACTCCTACTGGGCTTCATGGCTCAGGAAGACACAGAG GTATGCGCGTTGGCCTCGGCCAAACTGAACGGCATCCTGCAAACTAAAGAAGTGTCGAGTCAGGACGAGGCCTGCTACCTGCTGGGGAAGCTGGAGGCAATCCTGCAGCGAACCGTCCAGGAGCAAACCGAGGAGACCTACTCCTTCCTGGTTCCTGTTCTGCGGACGCTGCTCTCCAAAGTCCACCGCCTCCTCTACATGGAGCTGCACCTGCCTCAGCTGCCCGACACCAACGGCAGCCCGTCTTTCTTCGAGGACTTCAAGCTGTACTGCAACTCACCCGAGTGGCGTGTCTACCTCGACAAATAC ATCATTCCGTACATGAAGCAGTATGAAATCGAGATGTTCAGTCAGGGTCATGAGACCATGGCTCTGTACTGGAAGGAGTGCTATGAGGCCTTCATGGTCAGCTTGCACAAGAGGGAaagggagagaggagagagcaAGATCCGCTTCCAG GAACAGTTTGTGGAGCCGTTCTCACGCCGCAGTCGGCAAGAAAACCTGCGATACAACAACATGCTGAAGCAGCAACACAGCCAAAACAACGCCACCCTCAGGCAGTGGAAGGCAGCACGGCGGGGCTTGGTGTGTGAAAGGGGTCCATGGGCTGACAG ACTACAAGACGAGACGCACTGGAGAGTGTCCAGCGCTGAGAACTTCTCCAGAATGAGGCTGAAGCTGGTTCGCAATTACAACTTTGACCCTCACCGAGAGGCCAGCGCTCTGAGAGACAACCTGG GCGTCCATCAGCAGCGTGTGAATCCAGAGTCTCTGCTTCTGGAAGCTGTGAAGCAAGTTAAAGTCAGCGACTTGGAGGACGACATCCTGGATCTGCCGGAGGATGACCCTGCTGCCGCTAGCAACCA GGCCGAAGCAGAGGAGGCGGGTCAGAAGGAGAAAATGGTGTTGTGGGAGGACTGTGAGCTGGTGACGGTGGTGGACGTCGTCCCAGGCCGCCTGGAGCTCACCACTCAGCACATCTACTTCTATGACAGCAGccaggagaaggaggagg GAGTGGGTCACGACTTTAAATGGCCGCTTTCACAGATCCGGGAGGTCCACCTCCGACGATACAACCTGCGTCGCTCGGCTCTTGAAATCTTCCTCATTGACCAAACCAATTATTTcctgaactttaaaaaagag GTGAGGAACAAAGTGTACAGCCGCATGCTGCTGCTGCGATCGCTCAGCCTTTATGGGACCCGATCACCTCAGGAGCTCCTGAAGGCTTCTGGACTCACACAG AAATGGGTGAACCGAGAGATTTCCAACTTCGACTACTTAATGCAGCTGAACACTATTGCAGGCAGAACGTACAACGACCTCTCGCAGTACCCAGTG TTTCCCTGGATCTTAACCGACTACAGCTCAGAGGAGCTGGACCTCTCTGACCCGCGGGTGTTCAGGGATCTATCGAAGCCGGTGGCAGTGCAGAACGAACGCAATGCTAAAGCAGTCAGAGAGAA GTATGAAAGTTTTGAGGACCCAACAGGCACTATAGATCGTTTCCATTATGGTACCCACTACTCTAATGCTGCCGGAGTGATGCACTACATGATCCGAGTGGAGCCCTTCACCTCGCTGCACATCCAGCTGCAGAGTGGACG GTTTGACTGCGCCGACCGCCAGTTCCACTCCATCCCAGCCACGTGGCAAACCCTTATGGACAACCCCAACGATGTCAAGGAGCTCATCCCAGAGTTCTTCTACTTCCCTGAATTTCTGGAGAACCAAAATG ATTTTGATCTAGGCCGCCTGCAGATCTCTAAGGAGAGGGTACACAACATTGTTCTCCCTAAATGGGCCAAATCCCCTGAGGACTTCATCTACAAGCATCGCAAAGCTCTG GAGTCAGAGTACGTCTCAGCCCATCTCCACGAGTGGATCGATTTGATCTTTGGTTACAAACAGAGGGGCCCAGCAGCTGTGGAGGCCCTCAACGTCTTTTACTACTGCACCTACGAAG GAGCTGTGGACTTGGACGCAATCACAGATGACAAAGAGCGAAAAGCTGTTGAAGGCATGATCAGCAACTTTGGTCAGACCCCCTGCCAGTTACTTAAG GAGCCCCATCCTGTTCGCCTGTCTCTGGAGGAAGTGGAGAAGAGGAAGTCTCAACAGGACTCGAGTCCTCTCAACATGTTCGAACACCTCAGCGACCTCAAGTCCTTCTTTGTTGAG GGCATCAGTGACAACGTGCCGCTGGTTAAAGCCGTTGTGCCAAAGAATCAGTCCCATTCGTTCATCACCCAGGGAAGCCCTGACACAATG GTGACTGTGAGCCAGAACTGCCTGCTGGGGACCCATGGGTGGCTGCCTTACAATAAGAACATCTCCAACTATTTCACCTTCATTAAGGACCCGACAGTGTCCAACACCAA AACCCAGCGCTTCCTGTCAGGACCGTTTGCCCCTGGCGTTGACCTCGCAGCAGGCCTGTTTGTCGTCTCCCACGACGGGAAGCTGCTCTTCAGTGGCGGACACTGGGACAACAGCATTAGGGTCACTTCGCTGGTCAAGGGCAAGACAGTGGGACAACACATTCGACacatgg ATGTCGTAACTTGCTTATCAACAGACCACTGTGGCATCCACCTGATCTCTGGCTCCAGAGACACAACCTGCATGGTGTGGCAGGTTCTGCAGCAG GGTGGAGCTCCTGTGGGTCTGTCATCCAAACCCATCCAGGTTCTGTACGGACACACAGATGAGGTGGTGAGCGTGGCCATCAGCACTGAGCTGGATATGGCCGTTTCTGGGTCCAGA